A window of Mycolicibacterium fluoranthenivorans contains these coding sequences:
- the speB gene encoding agmatinase: MTQRYVRSQAGKVGQVDAQVVPRYAGLATFARLPQRHEVTDHDIAVVGVPFDSGVTYRPGARFGPAAIRQASRLLKPYHPALDISPFAQAQVVDAGDISANPFDITEAVDQIRDGVADLLGRPEQRVVLLGGDHTIALPALQAVNQVHGPVALVHFDAHLDTWDTYFGAPCTHGTPFRRAAEQGLLVKDHSAHVGIRGSLYDRADLLDDESLGFTIVHCRDIDRIGIDGVIERIRTRVGEHPVYVSIDIDVLDPAFAPGTGTPEIGGMTSRELVAVLRAMRGMRIVGADVVEVAPAYDNGEVTAVAAANLAYELVSLMADDF, encoded by the coding sequence ATGACGCAGCGGTACGTACGGTCACAGGCGGGCAAGGTCGGGCAGGTCGATGCCCAGGTCGTCCCGCGCTACGCGGGGCTGGCGACTTTCGCGCGTCTGCCCCAGCGTCACGAGGTGACCGACCACGACATCGCGGTGGTGGGCGTGCCGTTCGACAGCGGCGTCACCTACCGGCCGGGCGCTCGATTCGGGCCCGCCGCGATCCGGCAGGCATCCCGGCTGCTCAAGCCCTACCACCCCGCACTCGACATCAGCCCGTTCGCGCAGGCTCAGGTGGTCGACGCCGGCGACATCTCGGCCAACCCGTTCGACATCACCGAAGCGGTGGATCAGATCCGCGACGGTGTGGCCGACCTGCTGGGGCGCCCGGAGCAGCGCGTCGTCCTGCTCGGCGGTGACCACACCATCGCGCTGCCTGCGCTGCAGGCGGTCAACCAGGTGCACGGGCCGGTGGCGCTGGTGCATTTCGACGCCCACCTGGACACCTGGGACACCTATTTCGGGGCGCCGTGCACGCACGGCACACCGTTTCGCCGTGCCGCCGAGCAGGGCCTGCTGGTCAAGGACCACTCGGCACATGTGGGTATCCGGGGGTCGCTGTACGACCGGGCCGATCTGCTCGACGACGAATCGCTGGGGTTCACCATCGTGCACTGCCGCGATATCGACCGGATCGGGATCGACGGTGTCATCGAGCGCATCAGGACCCGGGTCGGCGAGCACCCGGTCTACGTGTCGATCGATATCGACGTGCTCGACCCGGCGTTCGCCCCCGGCACCGGGACACCGGAGATCGGCGGCATGACCAGCCGCGAACTGGTCGCCGTGCTGCGCGCCATGCGCGGGATGCGGATCGTCGGCGCCGATGTCGTCGAGGTCGCCCCCGCCTACGACAACGGTGAGGTGACCGCCGTCGCCGCGGCCAATCTCGCCTATGAACTGGTTAGCCTGATGGCCGATGACTTCTAG
- a CDS encoding polysaccharide deacetylase family protein, with product MTSSLVWPAGKSAAAAFTFDVDAESAVLWGNEAVAARMSVISHQAYGPLVGIPRILDLLDRHQIPATFFVPGHTAHRYPAAVRSIVTAGHEIAHHGYLHEQPTALTLEQENEALDRGLDALAEVAGVRPVGYRAPMWDLSWHTPGLLAERGFLYDSSLMDADHPYELAVGDGSLVEIPIQWALDDWEQYCYLPDISGSGLIESPRKARELWQLEFEALRDAGACWVLTNHPFLSGRASRAVELGDLMRHVVEHDQVWTTNLGAIAEHVRSLGLEPRSITRP from the coding sequence ATGACTTCTAGCCTCGTCTGGCCCGCCGGTAAGTCCGCGGCGGCGGCGTTCACCTTCGACGTGGACGCCGAGTCGGCGGTGCTGTGGGGGAACGAGGCCGTCGCGGCGCGGATGAGCGTGATCTCGCATCAGGCATACGGCCCGCTCGTCGGGATCCCGCGCATCCTCGATCTGCTGGACCGCCACCAGATCCCGGCGACCTTCTTCGTGCCGGGCCACACCGCGCACCGGTATCCCGCTGCGGTGCGCAGCATCGTCACCGCCGGACACGAGATCGCCCATCACGGCTATCTGCACGAGCAGCCCACGGCCCTGACACTGGAGCAGGAGAACGAGGCGCTCGACCGCGGTCTGGATGCGCTGGCCGAGGTGGCCGGTGTACGCCCGGTCGGCTACCGCGCACCGATGTGGGATCTGTCCTGGCACACGCCGGGTCTGCTGGCCGAGCGTGGGTTCCTCTACGACTCCAGCCTGATGGACGCCGACCATCCGTATGAGCTGGCGGTGGGCGACGGCTCGCTGGTGGAGATCCCCATCCAGTGGGCGCTCGACGACTGGGAGCAGTACTGCTACCTGCCCGACATCTCCGGCAGCGGGCTGATCGAGAGCCCGCGCAAGGCGCGAGAACTGTGGCAGCTGGAGTTCGAAGCGCTCCGTGACGCCGGCGCGTGCTGGGTGCTCACCAACCACCCGTTCCTGTCGGGGCGGGCATCGCGTGCGGTGGAGCTCGGCGACCTGATGCGCCACGTCGTCGAACACGACCAGGTGTGGACGACGAACCTGGGCGCCATCGCCGAGCACGTCCGGTCGCTGGGGCTGGAGCCCCGCAGCATCACGAGGCCGTAG
- a CDS encoding SDR family oxidoreductase, which yields MSFNPLRRLSEAVLLTSMRPPLTEYLSRGPEVELRGKRILITGASSGIGEASARKLAACGASVIVVARRADLLQTLTESIRDGGGIAEAIPADLSDLDAVDALTAQVLESHGGIDILINNAGRSIRRPLIESLERWHDLERTMALNYYSPLRLMRALVPGMIERGDGHVINVSTWGVMNESSPLFGAYQASKAALTAISRVAETEWSGKGVHSTTLFYPLVKTPMIEPTEAFRGMPGLSAEEAADWMLTAARTRPVRIAPRMAVSAKALDSIAPSLLDAIMKRGI from the coding sequence GTGAGCTTTAACCCGTTGCGCCGACTGTCCGAAGCCGTGCTGCTCACCAGCATGCGCCCGCCGCTGACGGAATACCTCAGCCGCGGGCCCGAGGTCGAGTTGCGCGGTAAGCGCATCCTGATCACCGGTGCCTCCTCCGGTATCGGCGAGGCCTCCGCGCGCAAGCTCGCCGCGTGCGGCGCCAGCGTCATCGTGGTGGCCCGCCGGGCCGACCTGCTGCAGACCCTCACCGAGAGCATCCGCGACGGCGGCGGTATCGCCGAGGCGATCCCGGCGGACCTGTCCGATCTGGATGCCGTCGACGCCCTCACCGCACAGGTGCTCGAAAGCCACGGCGGCATCGACATCCTGATCAACAACGCCGGTCGCTCCATCCGGCGCCCACTGATCGAATCGCTGGAGCGCTGGCATGACCTGGAGCGCACCATGGCGCTGAACTACTACTCGCCGCTGCGGCTGATGCGGGCCCTGGTGCCAGGGATGATCGAACGCGGCGACGGGCACGTCATCAACGTGTCGACGTGGGGTGTGATGAACGAGTCGTCACCGCTGTTCGGCGCGTATCAGGCGTCGAAGGCCGCGCTGACCGCGATCAGCCGGGTCGCCGAGACCGAGTGGTCGGGCAAGGGTGTGCATTCGACGACGCTGTTCTACCCGCTGGTGAAGACACCGATGATCGAACCGACCGAGGCTTTCCGGGGCATGCCAGGCCTGTCGGCCGAGGAGGCCGCGGACTGGATGCTGACGGCGGCACGCACCCGACCGGTGCGTATCGCTCCCCGGATGGCGGTATCGGCCAAGGCGCTCGACAGCATCGCCCCCAGCCTGCTGGACGCGATCATGAAGCGCGGGATCTGA
- a CDS encoding pyridoxamine 5'-phosphate oxidase family protein, producing MAITATLDTRFSEATAPVDWGSVADLLAGAELYWLSTVRADGRPHVTPLVGLWTGQAFVFCTGPTEQKAHNLAHGAAVAVTTGANTWNAGLDAVLEGTAQRVRGRDRLTALAAAYRAKYGEDWTFDCDDETFSPGENAAYVFEVAPAKVLAFAKAPHGQTSFRF from the coding sequence ATGGCGATCACCGCAACCCTGGACACCCGCTTCAGTGAGGCCACCGCACCCGTCGACTGGGGTTCGGTGGCCGACCTGCTGGCCGGCGCCGAGTTGTACTGGCTCAGCACCGTGCGCGCCGACGGCCGCCCGCACGTCACCCCGCTGGTCGGGCTGTGGACGGGGCAGGCGTTCGTGTTCTGCACCGGACCGACCGAGCAGAAGGCACACAACCTCGCCCACGGCGCGGCCGTCGCCGTCACGACGGGGGCCAACACCTGGAACGCCGGACTCGACGCGGTGCTCGAGGGCACCGCGCAGCGGGTGCGAGGCCGCGATCGGTTGACCGCGCTGGCGGCGGCCTACCGCGCCAAGTACGGCGAGGACTGGACCTTCGACTGCGATGACGAGACGTTCAGCCCGGGCGAGAACGCCGCGTACGTGTTCGAGGTGGCGCCGGCCAAGGTGCTGGCCTTCGCGAAGGCGCCGCACGGGCAGACGTCGTTTCGGTTCTGA
- a CDS encoding 1,4-dihydroxy-2-naphthoyl-CoA synthase yields the protein MTFDPALWQPVPGFELTDITYHRHVLDGVAQPTVRVAFDRPEVRNAFRPHTVDELYRVLDHARMSPDVGVILLTGNGPSAKDGGWAFCSGGDQRIRGRSGYQYAEGETAETVDPARAGRLHILEVQRLIRFMPKVVICLVNGWAAGGGHSLHVTCDLTLASREHARFKQTDADVGSFDGGFGSAYLARQTGQKFAREIFFLGRTYDAQTMYQMGAVNEVVDHADLETTGLQWAAEINGKSPQAIRMLKFGFNLIDDGLVGQQVFAGEATRLAYMTDEAVEGRDAFLEKRDPDWSGFPRYF from the coding sequence ATGACCTTTGACCCGGCACTCTGGCAGCCCGTACCCGGTTTCGAGCTGACCGACATCACCTATCACCGGCATGTCCTCGACGGTGTCGCGCAGCCGACGGTGCGGGTGGCCTTCGACCGGCCCGAGGTGCGCAACGCGTTCCGGCCGCACACCGTCGACGAGCTGTACCGGGTACTCGACCATGCCCGGATGTCGCCCGATGTCGGGGTGATCCTGCTGACCGGCAACGGCCCGTCGGCCAAGGACGGCGGCTGGGCGTTCTGCTCCGGCGGCGATCAGCGCATCCGCGGGCGCAGCGGCTACCAGTACGCCGAGGGTGAGACCGCCGAGACGGTGGATCCGGCGCGGGCCGGGCGGTTGCACATCCTGGAGGTGCAGCGGCTCATCCGGTTCATGCCGAAGGTGGTCATCTGCCTGGTCAACGGATGGGCCGCCGGTGGCGGGCACAGCCTGCACGTGACCTGTGATCTGACTTTGGCCAGCCGCGAGCACGCCCGGTTCAAGCAGACCGATGCCGACGTCGGCAGCTTCGACGGCGGGTTCGGCAGCGCCTACCTGGCCCGCCAGACCGGCCAGAAGTTCGCCCGCGAGATCTTCTTCCTGGGCCGCACCTACGACGCGCAGACCATGTACCAGATGGGTGCGGTGAACGAGGTCGTCGATCATGCCGATCTGGAGACCACCGGCCTGCAGTGGGCCGCCGAGATCAACGGCAAATCGCCCCAGGCCATCCGGATGCTGAAGTTCGGTTTCAACCTGATCGACGACGGCCTGGTGGGACAGCAGGTGTTCGCCGGTGAGGCAACACGTTTGGCGTACATGACCGATGAGGCCGTGGAGGGCCGCGACGCCTTCCTGGAGAAGCGCGACCCGGACTGGAGCGGGTTCCCGCGCTACTTCTAG
- a CDS encoding HAD family hydrolase produces the protein MTQLRAVLFDYSGTLFRLEEDDSWFAGITVDEQAVEGHVQAELMRRVTAPTGNSVPMDDEQHHNWANRDLEPHLHREAYLHVLRESGLTDQHARSLYPKLVDPASWTPYPDTAAALNGLRAAGVATAVVSNIAFDLRPAFAAVGTAADEYVLSFEVGAIKPDAEIFRIALTRLGVEAAETLMIGDSEEADGGARALGCAFALVDPLPTAQRPDGLLHALREHGFDL, from the coding sequence GTGACTCAGCTACGCGCGGTTCTCTTCGACTACTCCGGCACGCTGTTCCGACTCGAGGAGGACGACAGCTGGTTCGCCGGCATCACGGTGGACGAGCAGGCGGTCGAGGGCCATGTGCAGGCCGAACTGATGCGCCGGGTGACCGCACCCACCGGCAACTCCGTGCCGATGGATGACGAACAGCACCACAACTGGGCGAATCGGGACCTGGAGCCGCACCTGCACCGTGAGGCCTACCTGCACGTGCTGCGCGAATCCGGCCTCACCGACCAGCACGCGAGGAGCCTCTACCCCAAGCTGGTCGACCCGGCGTCCTGGACGCCCTACCCGGACACCGCTGCGGCGCTGAACGGCCTGCGCGCCGCCGGCGTCGCGACCGCGGTGGTGTCGAATATCGCTTTCGATCTGCGGCCCGCGTTCGCGGCCGTCGGCACAGCGGCCGACGAATACGTGCTGAGCTTCGAGGTCGGCGCGATCAAACCGGATGCCGAGATCTTCCGCATCGCCCTGACACGCCTGGGTGTCGAGGCGGCCGAGACGCTGATGATCGGTGACAGCGAGGAGGCCGACGGCGGAGCCCGCGCACTGGGATGCGCTTTCGCTCTGGTCGACCCGCTGCCCACCGCGCAACGCCCGGACGGCCTGTTGCACGCACTCCGCGAGCACGGGTTCGACCTCTAG
- a CDS encoding GNAT family N-acetyltransferase: MPELSLRAVTDDDDFQSFMATMYSVFLQDPQPDEIELGRKFTELDRMFGFHDGTRWAATAGAYSKKVSLPGGALVPVAAVTGVTVSPSHRRKGLLTAMMRHQLDDIRSRGTEALAMLFASETLIYGRFGYGLASSNAVLSGRVRDLGFRTDVDLGAGTVTEADRETLLGAAPAIYDRALANLPGRMDRPAPWWDYWLHDTAERRKGAGSIRFALHHEPDGSASAYAIYRPKSDWAPAGPNGELHVQEVRATNPRAYARIWRYLLDIDLIRTMQYDGAAVDERLRYLVADQRALQCQVNDAIFTRLVDVPRALTLRRYAGDVDVVLQVSDEFCPWNTGRFRLRAGRDGAECENTDAPADIAITARDLGAIYLGGVSLQALTTAGLAGELTSGAVPATATAFGWPVAPSMPDHF, from the coding sequence GTGCCCGAACTGAGCTTGCGCGCTGTTACCGACGATGACGACTTCCAGAGCTTCATGGCCACCATGTACTCGGTGTTCCTGCAGGATCCTCAGCCCGACGAGATCGAACTGGGCCGCAAGTTCACCGAGCTGGACCGGATGTTCGGTTTCCACGACGGAACCCGCTGGGCCGCCACGGCGGGCGCGTACAGCAAGAAGGTGAGCCTGCCCGGCGGTGCGCTGGTGCCGGTCGCCGCCGTCACCGGAGTGACGGTGTCGCCCAGCCATCGGCGCAAGGGTCTGCTGACGGCGATGATGCGCCACCAGCTCGACGACATCCGGTCCCGCGGCACCGAGGCGCTGGCCATGCTGTTCGCCTCCGAGACGCTGATCTACGGCCGGTTCGGATACGGGCTGGCCAGCTCCAATGCGGTGCTCTCCGGCAGGGTCCGCGATCTCGGGTTCCGCACCGACGTCGATCTGGGTGCGGGGACGGTGACCGAGGCCGACCGCGAGACCCTGCTGGGGGCCGCCCCGGCGATCTACGACCGGGCGCTGGCGAACCTGCCCGGCCGGATGGACCGCCCCGCCCCCTGGTGGGACTACTGGCTGCACGACACTGCGGAACGACGCAAGGGTGCCGGCAGTATCCGGTTCGCCCTGCATCACGAACCCGACGGTTCCGCCAGCGCCTACGCGATCTACCGACCCAAGTCGGATTGGGCGCCGGCCGGGCCCAACGGCGAACTGCACGTCCAGGAGGTGCGTGCCACCAATCCTCGTGCCTACGCGCGTATTTGGCGCTACCTGCTCGATATCGACCTGATCAGGACCATGCAGTACGACGGTGCCGCCGTGGACGAACGCCTGCGCTATCTGGTCGCCGACCAGCGGGCGCTGCAATGCCAGGTGAACGACGCCATCTTCACCCGACTGGTCGATGTGCCGCGCGCCCTGACGCTGCGGCGGTACGCCGGCGATGTCGACGTGGTGCTGCAGGTCAGCGACGAGTTCTGCCCGTGGAATACCGGACGGTTTCGGCTGCGCGCCGGCCGCGACGGCGCCGAGTGCGAAAACACCGACGCCCCAGCCGATATCGCGATCACCGCACGCGATCTCGGCGCCATCTACCTGGGCGGGGTCAGCCTGCAGGCGCTGACCACCGCAGGCCTGGCCGGTGAACTCACCTCGGGTGCGGTGCCCGCGACAGCGACCGCGTTCGGCTGGCCGGTGGCGCCGAGCATGCCCGATCACTTCTGA
- a CDS encoding RNA polymerase sigma factor, whose translation MEAARIIATLTRWVGDLGVAEDLASDALVDALTQWPQSGVPRNAGAWLTTVAKRKAVDQWRRQENLDAKYAVLARELDDHVDQAWDPDRIDDDVLRLIFSAAHPVLSREAQIALTLRVVGGLTTDEIARAFLIPTATAAARITRAKKALAGCAFEVPERDEFRARLSAVLSVLYLIYNEGYSASFGSRWIRDELCSEAIRLARVLAALVPTEPEVHGLLALMEFQSSRFAARTDADGNAILLEDQDRTRWDRAQIRRATVALQRAEDARAGRGWGPYALQAALAECHALAPTSADTDWSRIVTIYDALLQISPSPVIELNRAVAVAMAQGPASGLRIADGITGLQDSYLLPSVRGELLARLNRHAEAAAAFHAAAELVGNDRERDVLLRKAARYSRD comes from the coding sequence ATGGAGGCCGCGAGGATCATCGCGACGCTGACCCGCTGGGTGGGTGACCTCGGCGTGGCCGAGGACCTGGCATCCGATGCCCTGGTCGACGCGCTGACGCAGTGGCCGCAATCCGGGGTGCCACGCAACGCGGGTGCCTGGTTGACGACCGTCGCCAAGCGCAAGGCCGTCGACCAATGGCGCCGCCAGGAGAACCTGGACGCCAAGTACGCGGTGCTGGCCCGCGAGCTGGACGACCACGTCGACCAGGCGTGGGATCCCGATCGCATCGACGACGACGTGTTGCGGCTCATCTTCAGCGCCGCGCATCCGGTGTTGTCCCGCGAAGCCCAGATCGCGCTGACGCTGCGCGTGGTGGGCGGGCTGACCACCGACGAGATCGCGCGGGCGTTCCTGATCCCGACAGCGACTGCGGCGGCCAGGATCACCCGCGCCAAGAAAGCCCTGGCGGGGTGCGCGTTCGAGGTGCCCGAGCGCGACGAGTTTCGAGCCCGGCTGTCCGCGGTGCTCAGTGTCCTCTATCTGATCTACAACGAGGGCTACTCGGCATCGTTCGGCAGCCGCTGGATTCGTGACGAATTATGCAGTGAGGCAATCCGACTGGCCCGCGTGCTGGCGGCACTGGTGCCCACTGAACCCGAAGTCCACGGGTTGCTGGCCCTGATGGAGTTCCAGTCCTCGCGGTTCGCCGCGCGCACCGACGCCGACGGTAACGCCATCCTGTTGGAAGACCAGGACCGCACCCGTTGGGACCGGGCTCAGATCCGGCGCGCCACCGTGGCCCTGCAGCGCGCCGAGGACGCGCGGGCCGGGCGCGGTTGGGGCCCTTACGCGTTGCAGGCCGCACTGGCCGAATGCCACGCGCTGGCGCCCACGAGTGCCGACACCGACTGGTCCCGCATCGTGACGATTTACGATGCCCTGCTGCAGATCTCGCCGTCGCCGGTGATCGAGCTGAACCGCGCCGTCGCGGTGGCGATGGCGCAGGGACCCGCCAGCGGCCTGCGGATCGCCGACGGCATCACCGGGCTGCAGGACTCCTACCTGCTGCCCAGCGTGCGCGGCGAACTGCTGGCCCGGCTGAACCGCCACGCCGAGGCGGCGGCTGCGTTTCACGCCGCGGCGGAACTGGTCGGCAATGACCGGGAGCGCGACGTGTTGCTACGCAAGGCCGCCAGATATTCACGTGACTGA
- the fadD8 gene encoding fatty-acid--CoA ligase FadD8, with the protein MTQAVASSRERSSGDLLRHPIHSGHLTVGALKRNKNKPVLFLDDTTLTGGQLAERISQYIQAFEALGAGTGAAVGLLSLNRPEVLMIIGAGQTQGYRRTALHPLGSLDDHAYVLTDAGVSTLVIDPTPAFVERALGLLEKVPSLRQVLTIGPVPQALVGVATDLAAEAATYDPQPLVAADLAPDHVGGLTYTGGTTGKPKGVIGTVQSITTMTTIQLAEWEWPQHPKFLMCTPLSHAGAAFFVPTIIKGGELVVLTKFDPAEVLRVIEEQKITATMLVPSMIYALMDHPDSHTRDLSSLETVYYGASAMNPVRLKEAIDRFGPIFAQYYGQSEAPMVITYLAKDDHDEKRLTSCGRPTLFARVALLGDDGNPVPQGEVGEICVSGPLLSGGYWNLPDATADTFKDGWMHTGDLAREDEDGFYFIVDRTKDMIVTGGFNVFPREVEDVIAEHPAIAQVCVIGTPDEKWGEAVTAVVVLRPGAPSDEAAVSAMTVEIQSAVKDRKGSVQSPKQVIVVDAVPVTALGKPDKKAVRAQFWAGAARSVG; encoded by the coding sequence ATGACCCAAGCTGTTGCTTCCTCGCGCGAGCGCTCGTCAGGCGACCTGCTGAGGCACCCCATCCATTCCGGACACCTCACCGTGGGCGCCCTCAAGCGCAACAAGAACAAGCCGGTGCTGTTCCTCGACGACACCACGCTGACCGGCGGTCAGCTCGCCGAACGGATCAGCCAGTACATTCAGGCCTTCGAGGCGCTCGGCGCCGGCACCGGCGCGGCCGTCGGGCTGCTCTCGCTGAACCGCCCCGAGGTGCTGATGATCATCGGTGCCGGGCAGACCCAGGGCTACCGCCGCACGGCACTACACCCTCTAGGCTCACTGGACGACCACGCCTACGTCTTGACCGATGCCGGGGTCAGCACGCTGGTCATCGACCCCACCCCGGCTTTCGTCGAGCGGGCTCTCGGCCTGCTGGAGAAGGTGCCCTCGTTGCGCCAGGTGCTGACGATCGGTCCCGTCCCGCAAGCGCTGGTCGGGGTCGCCACGGATCTGGCCGCCGAGGCCGCCACGTACGATCCGCAGCCCCTGGTGGCCGCCGACCTGGCCCCCGATCATGTCGGTGGGCTCACCTACACCGGCGGCACGACCGGCAAGCCCAAAGGCGTCATCGGCACCGTGCAATCGATCACCACGATGACGACGATCCAGCTCGCCGAGTGGGAGTGGCCGCAGCATCCGAAGTTCCTGATGTGCACCCCGCTGTCGCACGCGGGGGCCGCGTTCTTCGTGCCCACCATCATCAAGGGCGGCGAGCTGGTCGTGCTGACCAAGTTCGACCCGGCCGAGGTGCTGCGGGTGATCGAGGAACAGAAGATCACCGCCACCATGCTGGTGCCGTCGATGATCTACGCGCTGATGGATCACCCGGATTCGCACACCCGGGACCTGTCGTCGCTGGAAACCGTCTACTACGGCGCCTCGGCGATGAACCCGGTGCGGCTCAAGGAGGCCATCGACCGGTTCGGCCCGATCTTCGCGCAGTACTACGGCCAGTCCGAAGCACCGATGGTGATCACCTACCTCGCCAAGGACGACCATGACGAGAAGCGGCTCACCTCGTGCGGCAGGCCCACCCTGTTCGCCCGGGTAGCCCTGCTCGGCGACGACGGCAACCCGGTGCCCCAGGGCGAGGTCGGCGAGATCTGCGTGTCCGGTCCGTTGCTGTCGGGCGGGTACTGGAATCTGCCGGACGCCACCGCCGACACCTTCAAGGACGGCTGGATGCACACCGGCGACCTGGCCCGCGAGGACGAGGACGGCTTCTACTTCATCGTCGACCGCACCAAGGACATGATCGTCACCGGCGGGTTCAACGTGTTCCCCCGCGAGGTGGAGGACGTCATCGCCGAACACCCGGCGATCGCCCAGGTCTGCGTCATCGGAACGCCCGACGAGAAGTGGGGCGAGGCGGTGACGGCGGTGGTCGTGCTGCGTCCGGGCGCCCCGTCCGACGAAGCCGCAGTGTCGGCGATGACGGTGGAGATCCAGTCCGCGGTCAAGGACCGTAAGGGTTCGGTGCAGTCACCCAAGCAGGTCATCGTCGTCGATGCGGTGCCGGTGACCGCGCTGGGCAAGCCGGACAAGAAGGCGGTGCGCGCCCAGTTCTGGGCCGGTGCGGCCCGATCGGTGGGCTAG
- a CDS encoding YciI family protein, which produces MSRYMLIMRSTPAAEEFVAENIDFTEIIAAMGRYNEELIKAGVLLAGEGLTPPEEGFVVDFDADPPVVTDGPYTEAKELFNGFWILDVSSKEEAKQWARKCPLGPGVKLEVRRVSEIDEFPQDNEWVQREIQWKADMAEKLAADARKAAGR; this is translated from the coding sequence ATGTCGCGCTACATGCTGATCATGCGGTCCACCCCGGCGGCCGAAGAGTTCGTGGCGGAAAATATCGATTTCACCGAGATCATCGCCGCGATGGGCCGCTACAACGAGGAGCTCATCAAGGCCGGTGTCCTGCTGGCCGGTGAGGGGTTGACCCCGCCCGAGGAGGGCTTCGTGGTCGACTTCGACGCCGACCCACCGGTGGTGACCGACGGCCCGTACACCGAGGCCAAGGAACTGTTCAACGGCTTCTGGATCCTGGACGTGTCATCCAAGGAAGAGGCCAAGCAGTGGGCGCGCAAGTGCCCGCTGGGGCCGGGCGTGAAGCTGGAGGTCCGCCGGGTCAGCGAGATCGACGAGTTCCCGCAGGACAACGAGTGGGTGCAGCGCGAGATCCAGTGGAAGGCCGATATGGCCGAGAAACTGGCGGCCGACGCCCGCAAGGCTGCGGGCCGCTGA